From a single Streptomyces rubradiris genomic region:
- a CDS encoding isocitrate lyase/PEP mutase family protein — protein sequence MTTEHAPVSFAGLHHRLGEPLLLPNAWDHASAAALAARGFPAIGTTSLAVAAGAGLPDGAGATREQTVRLALTLGSEPYLLSVDAEAGFSDDPDEVARLAVELWAVGAVGINLEDGLGPAARHAAKIAAVKAAVPGMFVNARTDTYWSGDGDERDTLRRLDAYQAAGADGVFVPGVTDPKRIAALVRHTDAPLNVLYSPAGPPLARLADLGVRRVSLGSLLYRRALGAAVDAVADIVAGRAPGGPIPSYADVRAFDRGVSASRSANCAG from the coding sequence ATGACCACAGAGCACGCCCCCGTCTCTTTCGCCGGCCTCCACCACCGCCTGGGAGAGCCGCTGTTACTGCCCAACGCCTGGGACCACGCCTCGGCCGCCGCCCTCGCCGCCCGGGGCTTTCCCGCGATCGGCACCACCAGCCTGGCGGTCGCGGCGGGCGCCGGACTGCCCGACGGGGCCGGCGCCACCCGGGAGCAGACCGTCCGGCTCGCCCTGACGCTCGGCTCCGAGCCGTACCTGCTCTCCGTGGACGCCGAGGCCGGCTTCAGCGACGACCCCGACGAAGTGGCCCGGCTGGCCGTCGAGTTGTGGGCGGTCGGGGCCGTCGGCATCAACCTGGAGGACGGCCTCGGCCCGGCCGCTCGGCACGCGGCGAAGATCGCGGCGGTGAAGGCGGCCGTGCCGGGGATGTTCGTCAACGCCCGTACGGATACGTACTGGTCGGGCGACGGCGACGAGCGGGACACCCTGCGCCGGCTCGACGCCTACCAAGCGGCGGGCGCCGACGGGGTGTTCGTGCCCGGCGTGACCGACCCGAAGCGCATCGCCGCCCTCGTCCGGCACACCGACGCCCCCCTCAACGTCCTCTACTCGCCCGCCGGACCCCCGCTCGCCCGCCTGGCCGACCTCGGCGTGCGCCGGGTCAGCCTCGGCTCGCTGCTGTACCGCAGGGCGCTCGGCGCGGCCGTGGACGCGGTGGCCGACATCGTGGCCGGACGCGCCCCGGGCGGCCCGATCCCCTCCTACGCCGACGTCCGCGCGTTCGACCGCGGCGTCTCGGCGAGCCGGTCCGCGAACTGCGCCGGGTGA